In Tachypleus tridentatus isolate NWPU-2018 chromosome 7, ASM421037v1, whole genome shotgun sequence, a genomic segment contains:
- the LOC143256896 gene encoding uncharacterized protein LOC143256896 yields the protein MMASNRVDAATLASFTRNRNKLMRLAEGIKSRKKSSKKKVHDFTYDPAYTNIEHLVFGRNDRHRINSTAVCSNQVISFCEVPSNNPSKVKSLCKSRYKISPSSRGCGCPDKTFHVTPTDGATCTKPTSDRHLEQTVSDADTRESGTGALVFLPSSHNTRKLHIQTSADRFPLRNRPCTVHDEDLTVSILPPSATGLPTDEQHVNGPSFEFRNNHAVLCSGSLSDCGHMGPCSVERNDSTEENTVLQVRNINSNTIRVVSSEVVKFDIKSASEVSCFSTKCSLQENNKTLSRDINNFLCNQEEVELCYSSPPVSESVNISCNVENCAENDVDSYFATDKEQYIPASVSYNKQFLNCKPQSKIISQGDESAEIVTRKLNIQSIPFSSRVVSSQNLYSSCDDEYSKGSYTENARYSGAPRFLVQENKADDSFSPTLFDGHNVGIKESVRSVGGQVNNLKTFVSKESHVECIIIQNHFDADTSDYEELNKNKTQFQHLTQEESTSNFEKTNSYSNENGRVGIENITCKITVKSRECKHLKNSDIQGNRKFDKNSRSEMDTLSSSDKINTSCDSQSSKISVYPRVTENSSGDLVEAKRNEKLITVPQVVTSPKISYRTIPYDHPDSFRAKSSVSVTSHEFLKNEENHQDVILKHNCDADTESDKHADNLIVSKDLNNSCEHVSRILNKRDEWIDVDDSFTEHRVKEEQRPRDDLKESTPDQVSTNSRLDVSIKGEIDTNPYGIECESHNENINSVTPDGTAQDASVRTFSERKVVDEHWKELYKDKLFQSNVSLSQTEVEKIGLASRSKNSNDFESGTIHPLNLLVSPPAEACDSMSANLPNREIKTDIQKSRQRSKDKDWKSVRTSLSIHDENITLEFKPIMCSNTITSSYSNSKESPSVVNGGLELTFLFL from the coding sequence ATGATGGCTTCCAACAGAGTGGATGCAGCTACATTGGCCAGTTTCACTAGGAATCGGAACAAGTTGATGCGACTTGCAGAAGGTATTAAAAGCAGGAAGAAGTCGAGCAAAAAAAAGGTACACGATTTCACCTATGATCCTGCTTATACTAATATTGAGCATTTAGTGTTTGGCCGAAACGACCGACATCGTATTAATTCAACAGCTGTTTGTAGCAATCAGGTCATTTCTTTTTGTGAAGTTCCGTCCAACAATCCATCCAAAGTTAAATCATTATGTAAGAGTCGCTACAAGATTTCTCCTTCCTCGAGAGGCTGCGGTTGTCCTGATAAAACTTTTCACGTAACGCCAACAGATGGCGCCACTTGTACAAAACCGACATCTGACAGACATTTAGAACAAACAGTGAGTGATGCCGACACAAGAGAAAGTGGAACAGGCGCTCTCGTGTTCTTGCCTTCTTCACATAACACAAGGAAACTGCATATACAAACCTCAGCTGATAGATTTCCTCTAAGAAACCGTCCATGCACAGTCCATGACGAGGATTTGACAGTCAGTATCTTGCCACCCAGTGCTACTGGACTACCAACAGACGAACAACATGTGAATGGGCCTTCTTTCGAATTCAGAAATAACCATGCTGTTTTATGCAGTGGATCTTTATCTGATTGTGGCCATATGGGCCCATGCTCAGTTGAACGTAACGATTCGACAGAAGAAAATACCGTTCTTCAGGTAAGAAATATAAACAGCAACACTATTCGAGTAGTTTCATCAGAAGTAgttaagtttgatattaaaagtGCTTCAGAAGTTAGTTGCTTTAGTACAAAATGTTCGTtgcaagaaaataataaaactttatctagagatataaataattttctttgcaaTCAAGAGGAAGTTGAATTGTGTTATTCATCTCCGCCAGTAAGTGAATCTGTTAATATCTCCTGTAATGTGGAAAACTGCGCAGAAAATGATGTAGATTCCTATTTCGCTACTGATAAAGAACAATACATTCCCGCATCAGTATcttataacaaacaatttttgaacTGCAAACCTCAAAGTAAGATCATAAGTCAAGGTGATGAAAGTGCTGAAATCGTtacaagaaaattaaatattcagtCAATTCCTTTCTCAAGCAGAGTTGTGTCGTCACAAAATTTGTATTCATCTTGTGATGACGAATATTCTAAGGGTTCGTACACAGAAAATGCAAGATATTCTGGTGCACCGAGATTTTTAGTACAGGAAAACAAGGCCGATGACTCATTTTCACCCACACTGTTTGACGGGCACAATGTTGGCATAAAAGAAAGTGTTCGTTCTGTTGGTGGACAAGTTAATAATCTTAAAACCTTTGTTTCCAAAGAAAGTCATGTGGAATGTATCATAATTCAAAACCACTTTGACGCTGATACATCTGATTATGAGGAgttaaacaagaacaaaacacagTTCCAACACCTTACACAAGAAGAATCGACCAGCAATTTCGAGAAAACAAATAGTTATAGCAATGAAAATGGAAGAGTAGGTATTGAAAACATTACTTGCAAAATTACAGTTAAATCTCGAGAGTGTAAACACTTGAAAAATTCCGATATTCAGGGAAACagaaagtttgataaaaacaGTAGATCTGAAATGGATACACTTTCATCATCTGACAAAATAAATACCTCATGTGATTCACAGTCTTCAAAGATAAGTGTTTACCCACGTGTGACAGAAAATTCTAGCGGTGATTTAGTTGAAGCGAAGAGAAACGAGAAGTTAATAACGGTTCCACAAGTAGTAACTAGTCCTAAAATATCTTACAGAACCATTCCTTATGATCATCCTGATAGCTTCAGGGCTAAGTCGTCAGTTTCTGTAACATCTCATGAATTtcttaaaaatgaagaaaatcacCAGGATGTTATTTTGAAGCACAATTGTGATGCTGACACAGAATCTGATAAACATGCAGATAATTTGATTGTGAGTAAAGACCTTAACAACAGTTGTGAACACGTATCAAGGATTTTGAATAAACGTGACGAATGGATCGATGTCGACGACTCTTTTACAGAACACAGAGTCAAAGAGGAACAACGCCCACGAGATGATTTAAAAGAATCAACCCCAGATCAGGTTTCAACAAACTCACGTTTAGATGTTAGTATTAAAGGGGAAATTGATACAAACCCTTATGGTATCGAGTGCGAATCtcacaatgaaaatattaatagtgTTACTCCAGATGGCACAGCTCAAGATGCTTCAGTACGTACCTTTAGTGAACGTAAAGTAGTTGACGAACACTGGAAAGAACTCTACAAGGACAAGTTATTTCAAAGTAATGTGTCTCTTTCTCAGACAGAAGTTGAAAAAATTGGACTTGCTTCAAGATCTAAGAATTCAAACGACTTTGAAAGTGGGACTATCCACCCTTTGAACTTGTTGGTTTCACCACCTGCCGAGGCTTGTGATTCGATGTCAGCCAATCTTCCCAATCGAGAGATCAAAACTGATATTCAAAAGTCTAGACAGCGTTCCAAAGACAAAGACTGGAAATCCGTAAGAACCTCTCTGTCTATTCACGATGAAAATATAACTCTTGAATTCAAGCCTATTATGTGTTCAAACACCATTACTAGCAGTTATAGTAATTCGAAAGAATCTCCATCAGTAGTGAATGGAGGGCTGGAATTAACATTCCTTTTTCTGTGA